The following proteins are co-located in the Eptesicus fuscus isolate TK198812 chromosome 9, DD_ASM_mEF_20220401, whole genome shotgun sequence genome:
- the ODF2L gene encoding protein BCAP isoform X2, with translation MEKPANDGSHSELISHFKSRPEKEHLPQHISENHLSCLKQGILNEKTELEATFKEAELATYSVESLLPCKDTIEEITFENSLLLLINLKAFKQKEILTKELDTFKRVKQALEHLLRKTEYQQIGDSLSSILEELTDNESENTDLKKKVLEKETYIQELLGLFQNEKENALKASRFSQSVKVVHERLQLQIHKKEAENDKLKEYIKSLETKIVQWNLQVKKNKHETAAMKESSRQKAMALKKASKIYKQRLEHFTGDIENLTSQIRNQEAKLSEAISASNAWKSHYEKIVIEKTELEVQIETMKKQINNLLEDLKKMEDQGKNSCEEILRKLQSIEYENETLNLENTKLKTTFAALKDEVVSVENELSELQEVEKQQKNLIEVYKAQIQKLQEAAETVKSRCENLLSENNLITKNKNKKLEKMRGQMESHLKELEHAGDSLKAAEWRLQECQESLQHYKGTCADQAHTIRELQGQFDGNHNLLTELSLEEENYLIQLKCENLKQKLEQMDAENKELEKKLENQEECLKHSNLKFKEKSAEYTALARQLEAALEEGRQKVSEEIEKMSSRERALQIKILDLETELRKKNEEQNQLVCKINSKTQHQEVRLKEIQHSLEKSENQNESIKNYLQFLKTSYVTMFG, from the exons ATGGAGAAGCCTGCAAATGATGGAAGTCATTCAGAACTgatttcccattttaaaagtaGACCAGAGAAAGAACATTTACCACAGCACATCAGTGAAAATCATCTCAGCTG TCTAAAGCAGGGCATCCTAAATGAAAAGACTGAGTTGGAAGCAACATTTAAGGAAGCTGAGTTGGCAACCTATTCTGTAGAATCACTTTTGCCATGTAAGGACACCATTGAAGaaattacttttgaaaat AGTCTATTACTCTTAATAAACTTG AAGGCTTTTAAACAGAAGGAAATATTAACAAAAGAATTAGATACGTTTAAACGTGTGAAACAAGCTTTAGAACACCTTCTTAGAAAGACTGAATACCAACAA ATAGGTGACAGTTTATCCAGCATATTAGAGGAGCTAACTGATAATGAAAGTGAAAATACT GATCTTAAGAAGAAGGTACTTGAAAAGGAGACCTATATCCAAGAACTTTTAGGTTTGTTTCAGAATGAAAAG gAAAATGCTTTGAAAGCCAGCCGTTTTTCACAATCAGTTAAAGTAGTTCATGAACGACTACAgctccaaatacataaaaaggaagcagaaaatgataaattaaaagaaTACATAAAG AGCTTAGAGACCAAGATAGTCCAATGGAACTTGCAAGTGAAAAAGAATAAGCATGAGACAGCAGCAATGAAAGAATCCAGTAGGCAAAAAGCTATGGCCCTGAAAAAGGCATCTAAAATTTACAAACAAAGGCTTGAACATTTTACTGGAGACATTGAAAACCTTACTTCCCAGATTAGAAACCAG gaAGCCAAGTTGTCTGAAGCAATTTCAGCTTCCAATGCCTGGAAAAGTCATTATGAGAAAATCGTAATAGAAAAAACGGAATTGGAAGTTCAAATCGAAACaatgaaaaa gcaAATCAATAATCTTTTGGAAGACCTGAAGAAAATGGAGGACCAGGGAAAAAATTCATGTGAAGAAATTCTTAGAAAACTTCAATCAATTGAATATGAAAATGAAACTCTGAATCTCGAGAATACAAAATTAAAG ACTACATTTGCTGCTTTGAAGGATGAGGTTGTTTCCGTTGAAAATGAACTCTCAGAATTGCAAGAAgtagaaaaacaacagaaaaacctTATTGAAGTGTATAAAGCTCAG ATACAAAAATTGCAAGAAGCAGCTGAAACGGTGAAAAGCAGATGTGAAAATTTGCTAAGTGAAAATAACcttataacaaaaaacaaaaataaaaaattagagaag ATGAGAGGCCAGATGGAGTCTCATCTGAAGGAGTTAGAACACGCCGGCGATTCCCTGAAGGCGGCGGAATGGAGGCTTCAGGAGTGTCAGGAGAGTCTGCAGCACTACAAGGGGACATGTGCGGACCAGGCCCACACCATTAGGGAGCTTCAGGGCCAG tttgaTGGAAATCACAATCTTCTGACAGAGCTTTCTCTGGAAGAGGAAAATTATCTTATTCAGTTAAAGTGTGAAAACCTTAAACA aaaattagaacagATGGATGCAGAAAATAAAGAGCTTGAAAAGAAGCTGGAAAACCAAGAAGAATGTCTTAAGCACAGCAATCTTAAGTTTAAAGAGAAGTCTGCAGAGTATACAGCATTGGCTAGACAGCTGGAAGCTGCTTTAGAAGAAGGAAGACAAAAG GTTtctgaagaaatagagaaaatgtcATCTCGAGAGAGGgctttacaaattaaaatattagatCTGGAAACTGaacttagaaagaaaaatgaagaacaaaatcaACTTGTTTGCAAAATAAACAGT aaaacacaACATCAGGAAGTACGTTTGAAAGAAATACAACATAGTCTTGAAAAGTCGGAGAATCAAAATGAGAGTATTAAGAATTATTTACAGTTTCTTAAAACTTCTTATGTAACAATGTTTGGATAA
- the ODF2L gene encoding protein BCAP isoform X1: MEKPANDGSHSELISHFKSRPEKEHLPQHISENHLSCLKQGILNEKTELEATFKEAELATYSVESLLPCKDTIEEITFENIGDSLSSILEELTDNESENTDLKKKVLEKETYIQELLGLFQNEKENALKASRFSQSVKVVHERLQLQIHKKEAENDKLKEYIKSLETKIVQWNLQVKKNKHETAAMKESSRQKAMALKKASKIYKQRLEHFTGDIENLTSQIRNQEAKLSEAISASNAWKSHYEKIVIEKTELEVQIETMKKQINNLLEDLKKMEDQGKNSCEEILRKLQSIEYENETLNLENTKLKTTFAALKDEVVSVENELSELQEVEKQQKNLIEVYKAQIQKLQEAAETVKSRCENLLSENNLITKNKNKKLEKMRGQMESHLKELEHAGDSLKAAEWRLQECQESLQHYKGTCADQAHTIRELQGQFDGNHNLLTELSLEEENYLIQLKCENLKQKLEQMDAENKELEKKLENQEECLKHSNLKFKEKSAEYTALARQLEAALEEGRQKVSEEIEKMSSRERALQIKILDLETELRKKNEEQNQLVCKINSKTQHQEVRLKEIQHSLEKSENQNESIKNYLQFLKTSYVTMFG; the protein is encoded by the exons ATGGAGAAGCCTGCAAATGATGGAAGTCATTCAGAACTgatttcccattttaaaagtaGACCAGAGAAAGAACATTTACCACAGCACATCAGTGAAAATCATCTCAGCTG TCTAAAGCAGGGCATCCTAAATGAAAAGACTGAGTTGGAAGCAACATTTAAGGAAGCTGAGTTGGCAACCTATTCTGTAGAATCACTTTTGCCATGTAAGGACACCATTGAAGaaattacttttgaaaat ATAGGTGACAGTTTATCCAGCATATTAGAGGAGCTAACTGATAATGAAAGTGAAAATACT GATCTTAAGAAGAAGGTACTTGAAAAGGAGACCTATATCCAAGAACTTTTAGGTTTGTTTCAGAATGAAAAG gAAAATGCTTTGAAAGCCAGCCGTTTTTCACAATCAGTTAAAGTAGTTCATGAACGACTACAgctccaaatacataaaaaggaagcagaaaatgataaattaaaagaaTACATAAAG AGCTTAGAGACCAAGATAGTCCAATGGAACTTGCAAGTGAAAAAGAATAAGCATGAGACAGCAGCAATGAAAGAATCCAGTAGGCAAAAAGCTATGGCCCTGAAAAAGGCATCTAAAATTTACAAACAAAGGCTTGAACATTTTACTGGAGACATTGAAAACCTTACTTCCCAGATTAGAAACCAG gaAGCCAAGTTGTCTGAAGCAATTTCAGCTTCCAATGCCTGGAAAAGTCATTATGAGAAAATCGTAATAGAAAAAACGGAATTGGAAGTTCAAATCGAAACaatgaaaaa gcaAATCAATAATCTTTTGGAAGACCTGAAGAAAATGGAGGACCAGGGAAAAAATTCATGTGAAGAAATTCTTAGAAAACTTCAATCAATTGAATATGAAAATGAAACTCTGAATCTCGAGAATACAAAATTAAAG ACTACATTTGCTGCTTTGAAGGATGAGGTTGTTTCCGTTGAAAATGAACTCTCAGAATTGCAAGAAgtagaaaaacaacagaaaaacctTATTGAAGTGTATAAAGCTCAG ATACAAAAATTGCAAGAAGCAGCTGAAACGGTGAAAAGCAGATGTGAAAATTTGCTAAGTGAAAATAACcttataacaaaaaacaaaaataaaaaattagagaag ATGAGAGGCCAGATGGAGTCTCATCTGAAGGAGTTAGAACACGCCGGCGATTCCCTGAAGGCGGCGGAATGGAGGCTTCAGGAGTGTCAGGAGAGTCTGCAGCACTACAAGGGGACATGTGCGGACCAGGCCCACACCATTAGGGAGCTTCAGGGCCAG tttgaTGGAAATCACAATCTTCTGACAGAGCTTTCTCTGGAAGAGGAAAATTATCTTATTCAGTTAAAGTGTGAAAACCTTAAACA aaaattagaacagATGGATGCAGAAAATAAAGAGCTTGAAAAGAAGCTGGAAAACCAAGAAGAATGTCTTAAGCACAGCAATCTTAAGTTTAAAGAGAAGTCTGCAGAGTATACAGCATTGGCTAGACAGCTGGAAGCTGCTTTAGAAGAAGGAAGACAAAAG GTTtctgaagaaatagagaaaatgtcATCTCGAGAGAGGgctttacaaattaaaatattagatCTGGAAACTGaacttagaaagaaaaatgaagaacaaaatcaACTTGTTTGCAAAATAAACAGT aaaacacaACATCAGGAAGTACGTTTGAAAGAAATACAACATAGTCTTGAAAAGTCGGAGAATCAAAATGAGAGTATTAAGAATTATTTACAGTTTCTTAAAACTTCTTATGTAACAATGTTTGGATAA